DNA from Hyphomicrobiales bacterium:
CCGGGCGGTGGGGCAAGGCCAAACGTCTGGAGCAAGGCCGAGGATGGGCCAAACAGTTGGAGCCAGGCCAGAGCCGTGACCTGCGGGGCGATCATCAGCGGTAAAAGGAATGCCACCGACAGCAGCCGTTTGCTGCGCATATCGGTGGCGCCAACCAGAAAGGCGAGCAAGCCGCCCAAACCAAGTGACAAGAAGGATGACCAAAGCGCGACGTCAAACGTATTGAGGGTGGCGCGCGCGGAGGCCGTACGGCTGATCTCTGTCCAGAAAGCTTCCAGTCCCGGCGCGAAAGCTGCGATCAGCAGGCGCGCGATCGGCACAAGGGCAAGCAACAGCACAGCAATGCCCAGGACCAGATAGGGCGTGAAAGCATCCATGCGCGAGAGCGCGAAGGGGACGCGTTGGCTTAGGCTTCTGGCCGGGTCTTTGGGTTCCACATGGTGGCGTGTGCGGGGCAGTACTGGCGCGCCTATCGTTTGGTCACTCATGATAGGTCTTTCATGGAGCGATCTTGCGATCTGTTTGAAGTGGCGCGCCTGCCCATGTCAATGTCGGTCTCTTTGGTTGGGTCTACTGGCCAAACAAATCAGCGAAACGGATGCGGTTTTCTTCTGAGCTTGCCAGCGCCTGCGCCGGATCAAAGTCCATCACTGTGATCTCGTCGCGGGGCGGAAAACCGGCAGGCAGTTCGATGTCTGGATGGGCAGGTACATAGCCCTGGTCAGCGGCAAGCTGCTGACCAGCCGGTGAGAGCAGAAAATCCACAAAGGCTTTGGCCGCTTCCGGGTTTTGCGCGGTCGAGAGAATGGCAACCGGTTCGGTCACAGCCGACACGCCTTCGCTTGGGAAGACAAACTCCACTGGGGCGCCATTGGCCTTTTCGCGGATGGCCAGGAAATCAACGACCATGCCGAACAGTTGCTCGCCGCCGGCCACGGCATTGAACGTGCCGCCATTGCCGCCAGCAGCGATCGTGTCGCGGGCGGCGAGCAACTCATAATATTCCCAGCCCATGTCGAGGTTGCTGGTCAGGGTTTCCAAGTGGATGAGCGCAGCGCCTGACGTCAGTGGTGAGGGGATGCGTACCTGGCCAATGGCCTCATCGCGCAACAGATCAAGCCAGTTGTCCGGTTGGAACGGAGCGGCGGTATTGTAGACGATGCCGGTGGTGATGAGTTTGGTGGAGAAGTAATAGCCTTCTGGATCCATCAGGCCCTCGTCATAGGCTGATGTGTCGGCATCGGGATGCGCCATCAGACGGCCTTCCTGTTTCAGGCCCTCCATGGTCACCATGTCAGCGATCAGAAGCACGTCAGGCTGCGGGCTGCCGGCTTCAAATTCGGTGGCGAGACGGGCCATCATTTGGGTGGTGCCATCGCGCACCCATTCCACCTCGACGTCTGGATGGGCAGCGGTGAACGCGTCCACGGTTGCCTGCGCGTCGGCGTTGGGCTGAGAGGTGTAAAGTACCAGACGGCCTTCGGCGGCCTGAACTGCCAGCGGCGCGGCGATGGTCAGCGCGAGTGCGGCTGCCAAGGATTTCAAGGGACGCAAAGCGGACATGTCAAACTCCAAAGATGGGAAAGATGATTGGTGCGGTGCCTAGTATGGCTTGATCACAGGGCTATGACGTTAGCTCGGTTTCCTTTGGGACATCTTTAGGGCGCCAAGACTCGCGGCGTTTCAGATGTGAGGTCAAGCCGGGTGGTGTCGCCCGCCTCAAGCGATGTGTCGGGCGACGTGTCGACGATGATCGGTGGGCCATTATCAAGCGTGATGTGCAGTCGCTTGCGGTCGCCGAAATAGGTCGCCGCCGTCACTTCGCCTTGCAGAGGACCATCGCTGGCCGGGGTCAGGTCTTCCGGGCGGGCGACGAGAAAGACATCGCCGCGCTTGTCGGGATAGGCGGCGATGCGCTGGCCTTGGACGTGGATGCTGCCATCGTGGGCGTGGGCCGGGATCAATGCCGCTGCGCCGATGAATTTGGCGACAAAGGGCGAGGCGGGTTGCTCGTAAATCTCAAAGGGCGTGCCGACTTGGGCGATGGCGCCTCGGTCCATGACCACGATCCTGTCGGCCAACGCCATCGCCTCGGCTTGGTCGTGGGTGACATAGATCGCCGTGACGCCGAGCTTTTCGAGCAGTCCCGATAGCTCGGCGCGCAACCGCTCGCGTAGGCTGGCGTCAAGGGCGGTCAGCGGTTCGTCGAGCAGAAGGATGCGTGGCTCAACTGCGAGCGCCCTGGCCAGCGCGACGCGTTGTTTTTGCCCGCCGGACAGTTCGTGCACCTGCCGATGTTCGAGGCCCTCGATCCCGACAAAGGATGCCAGCTGCGCGAGCCGCTCTGCCTGCTCGGATTTGGGCACTTTTTTAAGATGCAGCGGAAAGAGGATGTTGCCGGCCACGGTGAGCGTGGGAAACAGCGCATAGGATTGAAAGACCATGCCGACCCGACGGGCTTCGATGGGCAGGCCGGTAACGTCGTCCTGGTCGAAATGAACCGAGCCTTCAAGGTCGGGCGTTTCGAGGCCAGCGATTAGGCGAAGCAGGGTGGTCTTGCCGCAGCCGGACGGGCCGAGGATCACCATCTTCTCTTGTGGGGCAATGTGAAGCGAGAGCGGCAGCAGGGCCCGCGTGCCATCGGGAAAGGTCTTTGCGCAGTCTGTCAGCGTGATCCCGGCGCCGCCGTTCATTGCGGTAAGGCTGTCTTGCGGACGTGTCTGTGCTGAGGCGGCGCCTGTCATACTTGTCGCTTATGTCTGGTGTGTGAAGGATCAATGA
Protein-coding regions in this window:
- a CDS encoding ABC transporter substrate-binding protein, with translation MSALRPLKSLAAALALTIAAPLAVQAAEGRLVLYTSQPNADAQATVDAFTAAHPDVEVEWVRDGTTQMMARLATEFEAGSPQPDVLLIADMVTMEGLKQEGRLMAHPDADTSAYDEGLMDPEGYYFSTKLITTGIVYNTAAPFQPDNWLDLLRDEAIGQVRIPSPLTSGAALIHLETLTSNLDMGWEYYELLAARDTIAAGGNGGTFNAVAGGEQLFGMVVDFLAIREKANGAPVEFVFPSEGVSAVTEPVAILSTAQNPEAAKAFVDFLLSPAGQQLAADQGYVPAHPDIELPAGFPPRDEITVMDFDPAQALASSEENRIRFADLFGQ
- a CDS encoding ABC transporter ATP-binding protein, giving the protein MTGAASAQTRPQDSLTAMNGGAGITLTDCAKTFPDGTRALLPLSLHIAPQEKMVILGPSGCGKTTLLRLIAGLETPDLEGSVHFDQDDVTGLPIEARRVGMVFQSYALFPTLTVAGNILFPLHLKKVPKSEQAERLAQLASFVGIEGLEHRQVHELSGGQKQRVALARALAVEPRILLLDEPLTALDASLRERLRAELSGLLEKLGVTAIYVTHDQAEAMALADRIVVMDRGAIAQVGTPFEIYEQPASPFVAKFIGAAALIPAHAHDGSIHVQGQRIAAYPDKRGDVFLVARPEDLTPASDGPLQGEVTAATYFGDRKRLHITLDNGPPIIVDTSPDTSLEAGDTTRLDLTSETPRVLAP